Proteins co-encoded in one Erwinia sp. genomic window:
- the pagN_1 gene encoding Outer membrane protein PagN (ID:JIFNMEKO_00784;~source:Prodigal:2.6), whose amino-acid sequence MKKIIAMSVLGTVTIVPSLSYAAEETSGFYVSGKIGTSIVSTHDAKSTYIDNGIKVLETKTANKNKGVFGGGIAAGYDFYDQYQLPIRLEIDMTFRGKGSSDDSVAYDIDGEQGVSNINNNLRMNTYMLNGYYDFHNESAFTPYVSASIGLANLKLENKTYEGDDSDQISNSTNNFAWGLGAGVKYDINTNLAVDLSYKYINAGKVDASRTDEGFSYTSKLKSYSNDIMMGVVY is encoded by the coding sequence ATGAAAAAAATTATTGCGATGTCTGTTTTAGGTACTGTCACTATTGTACCTTCACTTTCTTATGCAGCCGAAGAAACAAGTGGTTTTTATGTCAGTGGAAAAATAGGAACCTCTATCGTATCCACGCATGATGCTAAATCTACGTATATTGATAACGGGATTAAAGTTTTAGAAACAAAAACAGCGAATAAAAACAAAGGAGTATTCGGCGGAGGTATTGCGGCGGGTTACGACTTCTACGACCAATATCAACTGCCCATCCGTTTAGAGATCGATATGACCTTCAGAGGGAAAGGCTCTTCTGATGACAGCGTTGCTTATGATATTGATGGTGAGCAGGGGGTATCTAATATTAATAATAACCTTAGAATGAATACCTACATGCTGAATGGGTATTATGATTTCCATAATGAATCAGCATTTACCCCCTATGTTAGTGCCAGCATAGGACTGGCTAACCTGAAATTAGAAAACAAAACTTACGAAGGTGATGATTCAGACCAGATTTCTAATTCAACAAACAACTTTGCATGGGGTTTAGGGGCAGGCGTAAAATATGATATCAATACGAACCTAGCAGTAGACCTGAGTTACAAATACATTAATGCGGGTAAAGTTGATGCATCACGAACTGATGAAGGCTTCTCATATACATCTAAATTGAAATCATACTCTAATGATATCATGATGGGTGTGGTATATTAG
- a CDS encoding hypothetical protein (ID:JIFNMEKO_00786;~source:Prodigal:2.6), whose protein sequence is MNQNRINIPGIVAEVSAVFARYETALTTNDIDTLDALFWHDARTVRLGAGENLYGIDEIRAFRQSRPAIGLARKLHNTVITTFGDDYAVCSTEFSRENSKRTGRQQQTWVRFADGWRIVAAQVSLMG, encoded by the coding sequence ATGAATCAAAACAGGATCAATATCCCCGGGATAGTGGCTGAAGTCAGTGCAGTGTTTGCTCGCTATGAAACTGCATTAACTACTAATGATATTGACACGCTGGATGCACTTTTCTGGCATGATGCACGCACAGTCAGACTGGGAGCCGGAGAGAATCTTTACGGCATCGACGAAATCCGGGCTTTTCGGCAATCACGCCCTGCTATTGGTCTGGCGCGCAAACTCCACAACACGGTCATCACTACTTTCGGTGATGATTACGCGGTGTGCAGTACCGAATTCAGCCGTGAGAACAGCAAACGCACCGGACGACAGCAACAAACCTGGGTACGTTTCGCTGATGGCTGGCGTATTGTTGCAGCACAAGTAAGCCTGATGGGATAA
- the atzE gene encoding Biuret hydrolase (ID:JIFNMEKO_00787;~source:Prodigal:2.6) — MNLSQLSLRQLRAAIQEGEISAEAIAHQTLEAIERVNPKINAWTTITDDRMLQEARAIDRLRSQGQTLPPLAGVPYAVKNLFDVAGKTTLAGAELFKQRPPASADSFAVKQLTRAGALLSGMLNMDAYAYGFTTENSHFGAAHNPHDLSRIAGGSSGGSAAAVAAGVVPFSLGSDTNGSIRVPASLCGIFGLKPTFGRLSRHGTHPFVGSLDHIGPFTRSSEDLALLYDLLQGNDPQDSFQARRSVQTCSEQLPKGTSGLRIAMLGGYFETWSDKDARDAAATVARALNVSDEVTFAEAELARTAAFIITAAEGGNHYLPALRESPELFEPFSRERLLAGAMIPGAWYLQAQRFRQYAREKMLALFNKVDIFIAPATPCPAPKIGQRDIHINGMELPARASMGLLTQPISFLGLPVVTVPLKTAQGLPIGVQLIAAPFNEQACLQVAWQLEQQGITSSSAITLAGNV; from the coding sequence ATGAACCTGAGTCAATTATCATTGCGTCAGCTACGTGCTGCCATTCAGGAGGGCGAAATCAGCGCAGAAGCAATCGCTCATCAGACACTGGAAGCGATTGAACGTGTCAACCCTAAAATTAATGCGTGGACTACAATCACCGATGACCGCATGCTGCAGGAAGCCCGGGCAATTGACAGGCTGCGCTCACAAGGCCAAACACTCCCGCCACTGGCCGGTGTACCCTATGCGGTAAAAAATCTGTTTGACGTTGCAGGAAAAACAACGCTGGCAGGTGCCGAACTCTTCAAACAGCGCCCGCCTGCCAGCGCAGACAGTTTTGCTGTCAAACAACTAACCCGTGCAGGGGCGCTGCTCTCCGGTATGCTGAACATGGATGCTTATGCCTATGGCTTCACAACAGAAAACAGCCATTTTGGTGCGGCACATAATCCCCATGATCTGTCACGAATTGCCGGTGGTTCATCCGGAGGCTCTGCCGCAGCAGTGGCTGCTGGTGTTGTCCCTTTTTCACTCGGCAGTGATACCAACGGTTCTATCCGTGTGCCTGCCTCACTGTGTGGCATCTTCGGACTGAAACCGACTTTCGGCCGACTTTCACGTCACGGCACACATCCTTTTGTCGGAAGCCTTGACCACATAGGCCCTTTTACCCGCAGCAGTGAAGACCTGGCATTACTTTATGACCTGTTGCAAGGCAACGATCCACAGGATTCATTTCAGGCTCGCCGCAGTGTGCAAACCTGTAGTGAGCAGTTACCAAAAGGTACAAGTGGATTACGTATTGCGATGCTGGGTGGCTATTTCGAAACGTGGAGTGACAAAGATGCCCGTGATGCTGCGGCGACAGTTGCCCGTGCTCTCAATGTCAGTGATGAAGTCACTTTTGCAGAAGCTGAACTGGCGCGCACGGCAGCCTTTATTATTACCGCCGCTGAGGGGGGTAACCACTATCTTCCTGCGTTACGTGAAAGCCCTGAACTGTTTGAACCCTTTTCACGTGAACGATTACTCGCCGGGGCGATGATCCCAGGAGCATGGTATCTGCAAGCCCAACGCTTCCGTCAGTACGCCAGAGAAAAAATGCTGGCTCTTTTCAACAAGGTTGATATTTTCATTGCTCCGGCCACCCCCTGCCCGGCACCCAAAATAGGCCAGCGCGATATACATATCAATGGCATGGAGTTGCCAGCCCGCGCCAGCATGGGGCTGCTGACACAACCGATTTCTTTCTTAGGTCTGCCCGTGGTGACTGTGCCACTGAAAACGGCACAGGGGCTCCCCATCGGCGTACAACTGATTGCCGCCCCCTTCAATGAACAAGCCTGCCTGCAGGTTGCATGGCAACTCGAACAGCAAGGCATCACCTCCTCATCCGCGATTACACTGGCAGGTAACGTATGA
- a CDS encoding hypothetical protein (ID:JIFNMEKO_00788;~source:Prodigal:2.6), translated as MKSMQTDWTTYIAQMEHILGVALDDARRDELRIQFTRIAAMAEPLMAYPLDERQEVAGVYQP; from the coding sequence ATGAAATCCATGCAAACAGACTGGACAACCTATATTGCCCAAATGGAGCACATACTCGGAGTCGCACTTGACGACGCCCGGCGGGATGAGCTGCGTATTCAGTTTACGCGTATTGCCGCAATGGCTGAGCCATTAATGGCATATCCCCTGGATGAGCGGCAGGAAGTCGCCGGAGTTTATCAGCCATGA
- the hpxW gene encoding Oxamate amidohydrolase proenzyme (ID:JIFNMEKO_00789;~source:Prodigal:2.6) has translation MLQSHYAPQGMVVTPNHLASESALAILREGGNAIEAMVAAAATVAVAYPHMNGIGGDGFWLIVPREGEPIAIDASGAAGSLATTALYADVPAIPHRGPRAALTVAGTVSGWAEALTIADELHTNPLPLSRLLADAIHYAREGVPVTVSQAAATQSKLAELHQQPGFTETFLPTGCVPEAGTRFRQPALAHTLQTLADDGLASFYRGKLAERIAREMQALQIPVTLDDLQAHHARRCQPLRIDHSCGELFNIPPPTQGAVSLAILGITDTFNMASADEAQTIHRIVEATKLAFGLRDDHITDPAFMSDTLHPHLTRSVFAAQAAKIDEQKAADWGTGKGPGDTVWMGVIDGHGTAVSFIQSIYHEFGSGVVLPETGILWQNRGAAFTLKPDHLLTLAPGKRPFHTLNPAAARLHDGRTLVYGSMGGDGQPQTQATIFTRYVMQNMPLQESITAPRWLLGRTWGQSSDSLKLENRFSAPTCERLQALGHEIEMLPAFSEAVGHAGAIVRHANGMLEGAFDPRSDGSAAGF, from the coding sequence ATGCTCCAGAGTCACTATGCCCCGCAGGGGATGGTCGTCACCCCGAATCACCTTGCCAGTGAAAGTGCCCTGGCTATTCTGCGGGAAGGCGGCAATGCCATTGAAGCGATGGTTGCAGCAGCAGCGACTGTTGCTGTTGCTTACCCGCACATGAACGGGATTGGCGGGGATGGCTTCTGGCTGATTGTCCCCCGTGAAGGTGAACCGATTGCTATTGATGCCAGCGGTGCAGCTGGCAGTCTGGCTACGACTGCATTGTATGCTGATGTTCCCGCTATCCCTCATCGGGGTCCACGCGCCGCACTGACCGTTGCCGGCACCGTCAGTGGCTGGGCTGAAGCGCTGACCATTGCTGATGAACTTCATACCAACCCCCTGCCTCTTTCACGCCTGCTGGCGGATGCCATCCACTATGCCCGCGAAGGAGTACCGGTTACTGTTTCACAAGCCGCAGCCACGCAAAGTAAATTAGCCGAACTGCATCAGCAACCCGGTTTTACTGAGACATTTTTACCGACGGGTTGCGTTCCTGAGGCGGGTACACGTTTCCGTCAGCCTGCGCTGGCACACACTCTGCAAACCCTGGCTGACGATGGGTTAGCCAGTTTTTATCGCGGAAAACTGGCGGAACGTATCGCGCGGGAGATGCAGGCATTGCAAATACCCGTGACACTTGATGACCTGCAGGCGCACCATGCGCGGCGTTGTCAGCCACTGCGTATCGATCACAGCTGTGGCGAACTGTTTAATATCCCGCCCCCCACACAAGGTGCTGTCTCGCTGGCAATATTGGGTATTACCGACACATTCAATATGGCATCGGCGGATGAAGCACAAACCATCCATCGGATTGTTGAAGCGACTAAACTCGCTTTCGGATTACGTGACGACCACATTACCGACCCCGCGTTTATGTCAGATACGCTGCACCCTCATCTTACCCGTAGTGTTTTTGCTGCACAGGCAGCGAAAATAGATGAGCAAAAAGCGGCTGACTGGGGAACGGGCAAAGGCCCCGGAGATACCGTGTGGATGGGGGTTATCGATGGTCATGGTACGGCAGTCTCTTTTATTCAGAGTATCTATCATGAATTCGGCAGCGGCGTAGTGCTGCCGGAAACCGGGATACTGTGGCAGAACCGTGGAGCAGCGTTCACGCTCAAACCTGACCATCTGCTGACGCTTGCTCCGGGCAAGCGTCCTTTTCATACGCTAAACCCTGCCGCCGCAAGGCTACATGATGGACGCACACTGGTCTATGGCTCAATGGGCGGCGATGGTCAGCCCCAAACCCAGGCAACAATATTTACCCGCTACGTGATGCAGAACATGCCGCTGCAAGAGAGCATCACCGCACCACGCTGGCTACTCGGTCGCACCTGGGGGCAGTCGTCAGACTCACTGAAACTGGAAAATCGTTTTTCTGCACCGACCTGTGAGCGTCTGCAGGCATTAGGGCATGAAATTGAGATGCTTCCTGCCTTCAGCGAAGCCGTGGGTCATGCTGGTGCGATCGTACGCCACGCGAATGGCATGCTGGAAGGTGCCTTTGATCCCCGCAGTGATGGCAGTGCTGCGGGTTTTTAA
- the hexR gene encoding HTH-type transcriptional regulator HexR (ID:JIFNMEKO_00790;~source:Prodigal:2.6), whose protein sequence is MRQLDQRLKRQYNELSPQEQRIADFMLDHFDDLISYNSAELARLSGVSKATVSRLFKRLGYENYKAMRDELRTLRQSGLPLTDNRDAVQGNTLFSRHYKQEMANLTQWITLLNTTQFSEVVQRMMQSQRIAIVGMRNSYPLALHLRQQLQQIRAGVVLLPQPGQTLAEEMVGLGQQDLVIVIAFRRRPRIIRALLQHLHAESVPVLLICEPQAHALQTLASWHLHAPLDSVSAFDSYGTANSLINLLANALLHEMLSEGRQRIHQIADTYLQLDELE, encoded by the coding sequence ATGCGGCAGCTTGATCAACGTCTGAAACGACAATATAACGAACTCTCTCCTCAGGAGCAGCGTATCGCCGATTTCATGCTTGACCATTTTGATGATTTGATTAGCTATAACAGTGCGGAGTTAGCACGACTGAGTGGGGTATCAAAAGCGACGGTCAGCCGGTTATTTAAACGTCTGGGATATGAAAATTATAAAGCGATGCGCGATGAATTACGTACATTGCGGCAAAGTGGCCTGCCATTAACTGATAACCGGGATGCCGTTCAAGGAAACACCTTGTTCTCACGTCACTATAAACAGGAGATGGCAAACCTGACACAGTGGATAACCTTGCTGAATACCACACAGTTTAGTGAGGTTGTGCAACGTATGATGCAGAGCCAGCGTATTGCCATTGTCGGCATGCGTAACTCTTACCCGCTGGCGTTACATTTACGTCAGCAATTACAGCAGATTCGTGCGGGGGTAGTGTTACTGCCACAACCTGGTCAGACACTGGCTGAAGAGATGGTCGGATTAGGTCAGCAGGATCTGGTTATTGTTATCGCATTTCGCCGCCGCCCGCGCATCATTCGTGCCCTGTTGCAGCATCTTCATGCAGAATCCGTTCCTGTCTTGCTGATATGTGAACCGCAGGCTCACGCCCTCCAAACTCTGGCGAGCTGGCATCTGCATGCACCATTAGATAGTGTTTCGGCTTTCGACAGTTACGGCACAGCCAATAGCCTGATCAATTTACTGGCGAACGCTTTACTGCATGAAATGCTGAGTGAAGGACGTCAGCGAATCCATCAAATTGCGGATACCTATTTGCAACTTGATGAGCTGGAGTGA
- the fliY_2 gene encoding L-cystine-binding protein FliY (ID:JIFNMEKO_00791;~source:Prodigal:2.6): MKKILLALFATAVMMTQLTPAVADQLQDIEKRGVIRIAVPQDFPPFGSVGTDLQPQGYDVDMARYLAKQMKLKLQLVPVSSANRVPYLQTDKVDLVISSLGKNAEREKVITFSRAYAPFFLGVFGPKASPLKDTAALSGKTIGVTRGAVEDMVLSDIAPKEAQIKRYEDNNTTLSAWLSGQVEFIATGNLVVAALTRQKGDDAPVAKFMLKDSPCFIGMRKDEPALQARVDELINQALHDNTLNTLSETWLKAPLPADFGA, encoded by the coding sequence ATGAAAAAAATATTACTGGCACTGTTTGCCACAGCGGTAATGATGACACAACTGACACCCGCTGTTGCTGATCAATTACAGGATATTGAGAAGCGTGGAGTGATCAGAATCGCCGTACCACAGGATTTTCCCCCTTTTGGTTCTGTGGGAACGGATCTGCAGCCACAGGGGTATGACGTCGATATGGCCCGTTACCTGGCAAAACAGATGAAACTAAAATTGCAACTGGTGCCAGTCAGCAGTGCTAACCGTGTGCCTTATTTGCAAACAGATAAAGTTGATTTAGTGATTTCCAGTTTAGGAAAAAATGCAGAACGTGAAAAAGTGATCACGTTCAGCCGTGCTTACGCTCCTTTCTTCCTTGGGGTGTTTGGCCCTAAAGCGTCACCATTAAAAGATACGGCGGCATTAAGCGGCAAAACCATCGGGGTGACGCGTGGTGCGGTAGAAGATATGGTGCTTAGCGATATTGCGCCAAAAGAGGCGCAGATTAAGCGTTACGAAGATAACAATACTACGCTGTCAGCATGGCTTTCAGGCCAGGTTGAATTTATCGCTACAGGAAATCTGGTGGTAGCAGCGCTGACCCGTCAGAAAGGTGATGATGCGCCGGTGGCTAAATTCATGCTTAAAGACTCTCCCTGTTTTATCGGAATGCGTAAGGATGAGCCAGCACTGCAGGCGCGCGTTGATGAGCTGATTAATCAGGCATTGCATGACAACACGCTGAACACCCTCTCTGAAACCTGGTTAAAAGCACCACTGCCTGCCGATTTCGGCGCCTGA
- the tcyB gene encoding L-cystine transport system permease protein TcyB (ID:JIFNMEKO_00792;~source:Prodigal:2.6) has translation MDQLQFSALWPYWPQLVAGLWVTIQLTVCATLGGVTLGILGAAIRSGKPSLVSRLWGIYVELIRNTPFVVQLFFIVFGLPGVGLKMTAGEAALLAMLINLGAYSTEIIRAGIQVTPRGQWEAGRVLGLSHTQIFLRVILPPSLKRIYPALVSQCIIVMLGSSVVSQVSYEELTFAANLIQSRTFLSFEVYLVTTLIYLLLSIAMRQILLAIGRKWLGAAP, from the coding sequence ATGGATCAACTTCAATTTTCCGCACTGTGGCCTTACTGGCCGCAGTTAGTAGCGGGCTTATGGGTCACCATACAACTGACAGTTTGTGCCACTCTGGGCGGTGTTACTCTGGGCATCCTTGGAGCAGCGATCAGGAGTGGCAAGCCTTCCCTGGTCAGCCGGTTATGGGGCATTTATGTGGAGTTGATCCGTAATACCCCTTTTGTGGTTCAGCTATTTTTTATTGTGTTTGGTTTGCCTGGCGTGGGGCTGAAAATGACCGCGGGTGAAGCGGCACTCCTCGCGATGTTAATTAACCTGGGTGCCTATAGTACTGAGATTATCCGTGCCGGTATTCAGGTAACTCCGCGTGGGCAGTGGGAAGCCGGACGGGTGCTGGGGCTTAGTCATACGCAGATATTTTTACGTGTAATTTTACCCCCCTCCCTGAAACGTATCTACCCGGCACTGGTCAGTCAGTGCATTATTGTCATGCTGGGTTCGTCGGTGGTGTCTCAGGTCTCTTATGAAGAGTTAACCTTTGCGGCTAACCTGATTCAGTCACGTACCTTTTTAAGTTTCGAGGTGTATCTGGTGACAACGCTGATCTATCTGCTGTTATCCATCGCTATGCGTCAGATACTGCTGGCGATTGGCCGCAAATGGTTGGGGGCTGCGCCATGA
- the yecS_1 gene encoding L-cystine transport system permease protein YecS (ID:JIFNMEKO_00793;~source:Prodigal:2.6), whose amino-acid sequence MMSTFSDWDILRNLLLAARWTLLLSLVAFLGGTVVATPLVMLRLAGGRWPKRVIRGYTELFQGTPLLMQLFLAFFGVALFGIDVSPWTAAALALTFYTSAFLVDIWFASINALPKGQWEASRCLGLSFGQTLYRVVLPQALRIGIAPTVGFAVQVIKGTALASIIGFVELTKAGSILSNATYQPFKVFGLVALGYFLMCYPLSRYSQYLEKKFNAAHHH is encoded by the coding sequence ATGATGAGCACATTTTCTGACTGGGATATCTTACGCAATCTGTTGCTGGCGGCTCGTTGGACGCTTCTGCTCTCCTTAGTGGCTTTCCTGGGGGGGACGGTGGTGGCCACGCCGTTGGTGATGTTGCGTCTGGCTGGCGGGCGCTGGCCGAAGAGAGTGATTCGCGGTTATACCGAACTGTTCCAGGGAACACCTTTGCTGATGCAGTTATTTTTGGCATTTTTCGGTGTTGCACTCTTCGGTATTGATGTTTCGCCCTGGACTGCCGCAGCACTGGCACTGACGTTCTATACCAGTGCTTTTCTGGTTGATATCTGGTTTGCCAGTATCAATGCGCTGCCGAAAGGGCAGTGGGAAGCCTCTCGCTGTCTGGGATTGAGTTTTGGACAAACACTCTACCGCGTGGTGTTGCCACAGGCGCTTCGTATTGGTATCGCGCCAACAGTGGGTTTTGCGGTACAGGTGATCAAAGGCACGGCTCTGGCATCGATTATCGGCTTTGTGGAGCTGACGAAAGCGGGCTCTATCCTCAGTAATGCCACCTATCAACCTTTTAAAGTATTCGGGCTGGTGGCGTTGGGCTACTTCCTGATGTGTTACCCGCTGTCACGTTACAGCCAGTATCTGGAGAAGAAATTTAATGCCGCTCATCACCATTAA
- the glnQ_2 gene encoding Glutamine transport ATP-binding protein GlnQ (ID:JIFNMEKO_00794;~source:Prodigal:2.6): MPLITINQVQKYYGDNHVLKGVDLDIDMGEVISIIGRSGSGKSTLLRCMNGLEGYQDGSIKLGGMTITDRESQAREISRSVGMVFQNFNLFPHMTALENVMLAPRRVLKKSAGECQKLAEQMLAKVGLAERMHYYPANLSGGQQQRVAIARALAMSPKVLLCDEITSALDPELVGEVLKVLEQLAKEGMTLIHGDP; encoded by the coding sequence ATGCCGCTCATCACCATTAATCAGGTTCAGAAATATTACGGTGACAACCATGTTCTGAAGGGGGTTGACCTCGACATCGACATGGGAGAGGTCATTTCAATCATCGGTCGCAGCGGCTCAGGAAAAAGTACGCTGTTACGCTGTATGAATGGCCTCGAAGGGTATCAGGATGGCAGTATTAAGCTTGGGGGTATGACAATTACCGACCGCGAGAGCCAGGCACGTGAAATCAGCCGTTCTGTCGGCATGGTTTTTCAAAATTTCAATTTGTTCCCGCATATGACAGCATTAGAAAATGTGATGCTGGCACCTCGCCGCGTATTGAAGAAAAGTGCAGGTGAGTGCCAAAAACTAGCAGAGCAGATGCTGGCCAAGGTGGGGTTAGCCGAGCGTATGCATTACTATCCGGCAAATCTCTCGGGAGGGCAGCAGCAAAGGGTAGCGATCGCTCGCGCCCTGGCGATGAGCCCGAAAGTATTATTGTGTGATGAAATCACCTCGGCGCTGGATCCTGAACTGGTTGGTGAAGTGCTTAAAGTGCTGGAACAGTTGGCCAAAGAGGGGATGACACTGATTCATGGTGACCCATGA
- the occP_2 gene encoding Octopine permease ATP-binding protein P (ID:JIFNMEKO_00795;~source:Prodigal:2.6) — MVTHEMNFAREVGDRVVFMHQGRVWEQGESKALFADPRTPELKQFISSVRGLN; from the coding sequence ATGGTGACCCATGAAATGAATTTTGCCCGTGAAGTGGGTGATCGTGTGGTTTTTATGCACCAGGGGCGAGTCTGGGAGCAGGGCGAGAGTAAGGCCCTGTTTGCTGATCCCCGGACACCAGAACTTAAACAATTTATCTCATCAGTGCGTGGTCTGAACTGA
- the pucG gene encoding (S)-ureidoglycine--glyoxylate transaminase (ID:JIFNMEKO_00796;~source:Prodigal:2.6) gives MTLSAMSQINPPSRLLMGPGPINADPRVLRAMSCQLIGQYDPAMTGYMNEVMALYREVFKTKNHWTLLIDGTSRAGIEAILLSAIRPGDKVLVPVFGRFGHLLCEIARRCRAEVHTIEVPWGEVFTPDQIEDAIKQVRPRMLLTVQGDTSTTMLQPLGALGDICKKYGVLFYCDATASFAGNALETDSWGLDAVSTGMQKCLGGPSGTSPITLSEQIVEVIRQRKCVEQGIRTSAHQDGDDEMIYSNYFDLGMIMDYWGPERLNHHTEATSALFGARECARLILEEGLEKGIARHRLHGEALMRGVQAMGLELYGDLRHKMNNVLGVMIPPGIEGDQVRSLMLNDFGIEIGTSFGPLHGKVWRIGTMGYNARKDCVMLTLSALESVLTHLGFRSPQGAAMQAAWDFYASEVTHG, from the coding sequence ATGACGTTATCTGCGATGTCTCAAATTAATCCCCCTTCACGTCTGCTGATGGGGCCGGGACCGATCAATGCTGATCCGCGAGTGTTGCGTGCTATGTCCTGTCAGCTGATTGGTCAGTATGATCCTGCGATGACCGGCTATATGAACGAAGTGATGGCACTGTATCGTGAGGTATTTAAAACCAAAAATCACTGGACGTTGCTGATCGATGGCACTTCCCGTGCCGGGATTGAAGCCATTCTGCTTTCAGCGATCCGTCCGGGCGATAAAGTGCTGGTGCCTGTTTTTGGTCGTTTCGGTCATTTATTGTGCGAAATTGCGCGGCGTTGTCGTGCTGAAGTGCATACTATCGAGGTCCCCTGGGGAGAAGTGTTTACTCCGGATCAAATCGAAGATGCTATTAAGCAGGTACGTCCAAGGATGCTGCTTACTGTGCAGGGGGATACTTCGACGACTATGTTACAGCCACTCGGAGCGTTGGGTGATATCTGTAAAAAGTATGGGGTGTTATTTTACTGTGATGCCACGGCTTCGTTTGCCGGAAATGCTCTAGAAACAGACAGTTGGGGGTTAGATGCGGTATCCACCGGCATGCAGAAATGCCTCGGTGGTCCATCAGGTACATCGCCGATTACCCTGAGTGAACAGATTGTTGAGGTGATTCGTCAGCGCAAATGTGTTGAGCAGGGGATTCGTACCTCAGCTCACCAGGATGGTGATGATGAGATGATCTACTCAAACTATTTCGACCTCGGCATGATCATGGATTACTGGGGCCCTGAGCGATTGAATCATCACACCGAAGCCACCAGTGCGTTGTTTGGTGCCCGTGAATGTGCACGGCTGATCCTTGAAGAGGGACTGGAAAAGGGTATTGCCCGTCATCGTCTGCATGGTGAGGCCCTGATGCGTGGTGTTCAGGCGATGGGGCTCGAGCTGTATGGCGATTTACGTCATAAGATGAATAACGTTCTGGGAGTGATGATCCCACCAGGTATCGAGGGGGATCAGGTGCGTTCGTTGATGCTGAATGATTTCGGTATTGAGATTGGCACCTCATTTGGTCCTTTACACGGTAAGGTATGGCGTATTGGCACCATGGGATATAACGCACGCAAAGATTGTGTGATGCTCACCCTCAGTGCGCTGGAATCAGTATTAACTCATCTTGGTTTCCGTTCGCCTCAAGGGGCAGCGATGCAGGCGGCCTGGGATTTCTATGCCAGTGAGGTTACGCATGGTTGA